GCGTCGAGGTACGGGTTGTTCTCGAAGCCGTCTTCCTTGACGTTCGCGACGTACATCGTCGGCTTCGACGTGATGAGGCAGAACGGCTTGATCAGCGCCTGCTCTTCGTCGGTCAGCGAAAGCGCGCGCACGGGCTTCGCCTGATCTAGTTGCGCGCGCACTTTGTCGAGCACTGCGACGAGCTTCGCCGCTTCCTTGTCGTTGCCCGACTTCGCGGCCTTCGAGTAACGCGTGAGCGCTTTCTCGACCGTGGCGAGGTCGGCGAGCGCGAGTTCGGTGTCGATGACTTCGATATCCGCGAGCGGATCGACCTTGCCCGCGACGTGAATCACGTTTTCGTCTTCGAAGCAGCGCACGACGTGCGTGATGGCATCCGTTTCGCGGATGTTCGCGAGAAACTGGTTGCCGAGGCCTTCGCCCTTGCTCGCGCCCGCAACCAGCCCCGCGATATCGACGAACTCGACGACGGCCGGCAGGATGCGCTCGGGCTTCACGATTTCGGCCAGCGCCTGAAGGCGCGCGTCCGGCACTTCCACGACGCCGACATTCGGCTCGATGGTGCAGAACGGATAATTCTCGGCGGCAATCCCCGCCTTGGTCAGTGCATTGAAAAGCGTGGACTTGCCGACGTTGGGCAAGCCGACGATGCCGCATTGGAGGCTCATGGAATCCTTCGAACTGGTGAGACGGCGCTTCGCCGCGCGGGTTTCGTCAAACGATGCGCGCCGGGCTGCGACAAGCGCGCCCGCCAGCGCGGCGGCCGCTCGGCGGCCGGGCAAACCGGTATTGTACCGCCGGGCCGGGCCGGCGTTTCCGCCGACTTGTCCTTTGAGCAGCGCCAAAACCGGCGCAACCCTCGCAGCTATAATGCCCGCATGACTTCGCATCCCTTGACCTTTCACGCGGTCGTCGTCGGTGGCGGGCTCGTCGGCAAGACCGCCGCGCTCGCACTCGCCCAGTCCGGCCGGCGCGTCGCGCTGCTCGCGCCGCCCGCGGCCGGTTTGCCGCCCGGCGCCGTCTTCGATTCGCGCATCTACGCGTTGTCGTCCAGTTCGGAGACGCTGCTCGAACGGCTGCGCGTCTGGCAGGCGCTCGATCGCTCGCGGCTCGGCCCGGTGTTCGACATGCGCGTGTTCGGCGACACGCACGCGGAACTGCACTTCTCGGCGTTTCAGGCTTCCGTGCCGCAGCTCGCGTGGATCGTCGAATCGACGTTGATCGAGCAGGCGCTCGACGCCGCCTTGCGCTTTCAGCCGAGCCTTTCGTGGTTCGAAGCGCGCGCGCAAGGCATGACCATCGAGGACGCCGCCGCGCACGTCACGCTGTCGAGCGGCGAAACGCTGGAGACGGAGCTGGTCGTGGGCGCGGACGGCGCGCATTCGTGGGTGCGCGCTCAAATGGGCGCGAAGATGCATCGCCGCGATTACCGGCAGACGGGCGTCGTCGCAAACTTCAAGGCCGAGCGGCCGCACGGCGAGACCGCCTACCAATGGTTCCGCGATACCGAAATCATCGCGCTCCTGCCGCTTCCGGGCGACTACGTCTCGCTCGTCTGGTCCGCGCGCACCGAGCACGCGGACGAACTGCTCGCGCTCGATCCGGCGCAATTGGCCGCTCAAGTGGAAGCCGCCACGCAGAACACGCTCGGCGCGCTGGAGTGCGTGACGCCCGCGCAAGGCTTTCCGCTCGGGCTCCAGACGGTGGACCGGCTCGTCGCGCCGCGCGTGGCGCTCGTCGGCGATGCGGCGCATCTCATCCATCCGTTGTGCGGTCAGGGCATGAATCTCGGACTGCGCGATGTCGCCGCGCTCGCCGATGTGATCGCGAACAAGGAAGCGTTCCGCGATCTCGGCGATCCCATCTTGCTGCGCCGCTACGAGCGCGCGCGCCGCGAGGACATTCAAAAGCTCATGGTTGTGACTGACGGCATGCAGCGGCTCTTTTCGGCGCAGGGCACGTTCGCGCGCGCGGTTCGCAATACCGGCATGGCGCTCGTCGGCGCGCAGCCGCTCGCCAAACGCTGGCTCGTGTCGGCGGCGCTCGGGTGAGGCGTCAATTTCGACGAGTCACACTCATTCTCCACGGCGGGCGCGGTCTTCACGCGCCGCCCACATCTCGGGAAACGGCATGAAAACCACTCTTCGCCTTGCCATTGCCGCGGCAGCCACGCTTGCCGTGACGCTCGGCCTCGGCTGTTCGGCGCAAGCCGATCAAACCACCGACAAGCTCAAATCGACGCTCGAAGCGCGCATGGGCGAAGCGACGATCAAGAGCATCGACAAGACGCCGGTTCCGGGGCTCTACGAAGTGAACCTCGGCACGCAGATCGTCTATAGCGACGCCACCGGCAACTACGTGATGATCGGCGATCTCGTCGATACGCGCAGCAACAAGAATCTGACCGAAGCGCGGCTTGCGGAAACCAACAAGATCGACTTCGCGAAGCTGCCGTTCGAGAACGCGGTGAAGGTCGTGAAAGGCAACGGCAGCCGCAAGATCGCGGTGTTCTCCGATCCGAACTGCCCGTACTGCAAGCAGTTGGAGTCGTCGCTCAAGTCCATCGACAACGTGACCGTGTACACGTTCCTGTATCCGGTGCTCTCGCCGGATTCGACCGAGAAGTCGAAGTCGATCTGGTGCTCCAAAGACCGCGCGATGAGCTGGGAAAGCTGGATGCTCGACCGCAAGGCGCCGACCACCGCCGGCACCTGCGACACCGCCGCAATCGACAAGAACCTGAAGCTCGGCCACGCGATGAACGTGTCCGGCACGCCGACCGTGTTCCTCGCGGACGGACGCCGTCTGCCGGGCGCGGTGCCCGCCGACCGGCTGGAAAAGGAAATCTCGGCCGCGCACTGAGCACGGTCCGATTCAGGCAAGAGGAGGCGTGAGAGCGCCTCCTTTCGTTTACGGCTTGCCATTGCGCATCCGGCGCAATAGGGCAGTGCCCAGAACAAGAACAAGGACGAACATGGCAACGACTTCGCTCCCGCAACCGGTGCGCTACAGCATCGTTCCCAAGAACCCGGCGGCGCATCTCTTCGAAGTGACGCTGACTGTCGCCACGCCCGATCCGGCCGGACAGCGCTTCTTGCTGCCGGTGTGGATTCCCGGCAGCTACATGATCCGCGAATTCGCGCGCAACATCGTGACGCTGCAGGCGTTCAACGAAGCGGGGCGGCGCGTCGCGATCGAAAAGACGGACAAGCACGCGTGGCAAGCCGCGCCGGTCGACGGTCCGATCACGCTGCGCTATGAGGTCTATGCGTGGGACATGTCCGTGCGCGCCGCGCATCTGGACGATACGGTCGGTTTCTTCAACGGCACCAGCGTCTTTCTGGCAGTGGAAGGGCAGGCGGGCGCGCCGTGCGTCGTGGATATTCAGCCGCCGCCGGGCGGCGCGCTGCGCAACTGGCGCGTCGCGACGGCGCTTGCCGAATCGCGCGGCACGAAGCGCTACGGCTTCGGCAGCTACGAGGCGGCGAACTACGACGAACTGGTCGATCATCCCGTCACGCTAGGCGAATTCGCGCTCGGCAACTTCACCGCGCACGGCGTGAGGCACGACATCGTGATCGCGGGGCGCGTGCTCGCGCTGGACATGCAGCGGCTCGCAGCGGACCTGAAGCGCGTGTGCGAGGCGCAGATCGCGCTCTTCGAGCCGCGCACGAAAAAAGCGCCGGTGGACCGCTACGTGTTCATGACCGTCGCCGTCAGCGATGGTTACGGCGGGCTGGAGCATCGCGCTTCGACGGCGCTTATCTGCAATCGCACGGACCTTCCGGTGCAAGGCCGCCCGGAGATGACGGACGGGTATCGCACGTATCTGGGCCTGTGCAGCCACGAGTATTTCCATACGTGGAACGTGAAGCGGATCAAGCCGGCGGCGTTCGCGCCGTACGATCTGTCGCAGGAAAATTACACGTCGCTGCTTTGGCTCTTCGAGGGCTTCACGTCGTATTACGACGACCTGATGCTCGTTCGCAGCGGACTCATCAGCGCGGGCGATTATTTCTCGCTGCTCGGCAAGACCATCGGCGGCGTGCTGCGCGGCAGTGGGCGGCTGAAGCAGTCGGTCGCGCAGAGTTCGTTCGACGCGTGGGTGAAGTACTACCGCGCCGACGAGAACGCGCCGAATGCCATCGTCAGCTATTACCAGAAGGGATCGCTGCTCGCGCTGGCCTTCGATCTGTCGATCCGCGCGCAGACCGATAACCGCAAGTCGCTCGACGACGTGATGCGCCTGCTGTGGCAGCGATACGGCCGCGACTTCTACAACGGCAAGCCGCGCGGCATCCGCGAGGACGAAGTCGAGGCGCTGTTCGCGGAGGCGACCGGCGCCGATTTGCGCGCGCTCTTTCGCGATGGCGTGCGCGGCACGCGCGATTTGCCGCTCGATGCGTTGTTCGAGCCGTTCGGCATCGCGCTCGCTCCCGACATGCCGACGAACGGCACGGCCGGCAAGCCGTCGCTCGGGGCGCGCGTGCGCGGCGGCGCGGAGTCGACGCTCGCGGTCGTCCATGATGGCGGCGCGGCGCAGAAAGCAGGGCTCTCGGCGGGCGACGTGCTCGTCGCCATCGACGGATTGCGCGTCACCGGATCGAATCTGGACGCGCTGCTCTCGCGCTATCTGCCGGGCGCGCGAATCGAAGTCCACGCGTTTCGCCGCGACGAACTGCGCCGCACCGAAGTCCGTCTGGACGCGCCCGAAGTGTCGCGTTACGTGCTAACCGCGATGGATGGCCGCGGTCCGTCGAAGCAGTGGCGCGAACGCTGGCTGAAGGGCTGAGCGTCGGCACGAGCGGCAAACGTCGAAGGATTGTTCTACCGGTGCAACGATCCTTCACGGCGGCGCGGCTTTTTCCCGATCGTCGAAAAACGAAAAATGCTTCCTAACGCGGGCACGCTCAGCGCCCGCTCCTCACTCAGCAAGGAAGCCATCATGACGACGATTCTGCAAATCAATTCCGCCGCGCGTTCGCAAGGCGCTCAGTCGACGCTGCTCGCCGACGAACTCACCGCGAAGCTGCAACAAAGCAATCCCGGCGCGAAGGTCGTTGTGCGCAATCTGCTCGCCGACAACCTGCCGCATCTGGACGACGCCACGCTGGGCGCGTTCTTCACGCCCGCCGACAAGCGCACGCCGGAGCAAGCCGCCATCGACGCGAAGAGCATCGCGCTGATCGAAGAACTGCAAGCGGCGGATATCGTCGTGATCGCCGCGCCGCTCTATAACTTCGGCATTTCGTCGCAGTTGAAGGCGTATTTCGACCAGATCGCACGGGCCGGGATCACTTTCCGCTACACCGCGAACGGTCCGGAAGGTCTCGTGAAAGGCAAGAAGGTGTTCGTGGTGTCGGCACGCGGCGGCAAGTACGTCGGCACGCCGCACGACTCGCAGACGCCGTATCTGAAGTCGTTCCTCGGTTTCCTCGGCATGACCGATGTCAACTTCATCTACGCCGAAGGTCTGAACATGGGCGCGGACGCCGCCGGCATGGCGCTGGCGCAAGCGCGCGAGGCCATCGCGGCGCTGTAAGCGACTTCTAGAGCCGCCGATAGTCAAAACCCGCTGCGTGGTTCGATGCAGCGGGTTTTTTCATGCAGGCGGCAAGCGCCAGTCGATGGGCGCTCGTCCGTGTTCGACGAGATACGCGTTCGCCCGCGCGAAATGCCCGCAGCCGAGAAAACCGCGATGCGCGGAGAGCGGCGACGGATGCGGCGCTTCCAGCACGCAGTGCGCTTTGCCGGTGCCCTCAATCAACCCGCGCTTCGCCTGCGCGTGCGCGCCCCAGAGCATGAACACGAGGCCGTCGTGCCGCAGCGCCATCTCGTGGATGAGCGTATCCGTGCATTGCTCCCAGCCGCGCTTCGCATGACTGCCCGCCTTGTCGCGCTCGACCGTCAAGGACGTGTTCAGAAGCAGCACGCCTTGCTGCGCCCAGGCATCGAGACAGCCGTGCGACGGCGCAGCGAAGCCGAGACTCGCCTGAATTTCCTTGAAGATGTTGCGCAGCGACGGCGGCGGGCGCACCGGCGCGGGCACCGAAAACGCGAGGCCGTGCGCTTGCGGCGCGCCTTTGTCTTCGCCGTGATACGGGTCTTGACCGAGGATGATGACCTTGACGTCGCCGGGGCGCGTGAGACGCAGCGCACGAAAGACGTCGGCGGGATAGACGGTTTTGCCGGCGGCGCGCTCCGAATCCACGAACGCGCAGAGCGCCGCAAAGCGCGGGCTCTCGATAAACGGCATCAGATGCCGCCGCCAGTCGGCGGGCAGCGCGTCGAACTGGCTTTCGAGTGTCGGAAGCGCGGGCGCATTCGGCGCGCTCTCCGGCTCCGCGAAAAGGGAAGACTGACGATTCATGCTTCGGCGTTCTGGATACCGCTTTGCGGCTGCTCGCGCAGCCGGTAGCCGCGCTGCGCCTTGCTCAGATCTTCGGGGGCGAGTTCCGGAAACGCGCCGCGCGCTTCGGCGGAAAGCATTTCCAGCGCGTGTTCGTCACCAGATTTCAACTCGAATTCCAGCTCGCTGATCTCCGCGCGACGCGTTTCGCCATCCACATCCGCTGTCACTTCGCCGAGATCGAGCGCCACTTCGATCTGCGCGCCCTCATGCTCGACGTCCCACACGATGCGCTTGTAATCCGTGCGAAACAGCGCGATCAGTTCCGGCGCGGCGGCTTTCAGCGCCTCGCGGGCGGCTTCTTCGTCGCAGGCGGCGAGCAGCGCGTCGATTTCGAGCGCCTCGCCTTTCACCGGCATTTCCCATTCGTGGCGGCTATGCATGCCGGCCCGCGATTCGCCGAGCGTCTTATAGGTTTGCAGCCATTCGTCCGGCGTGCGGCGCAGGCGCAGCGCGGCCTTGGCCGCAGCGAGCGCGAGCGAAGGCGTGTCGAAGTACACGTTGCCGAGCTCGAACGGCCGGCCCGCGCCGGCGCGTTCGTCGAAGAAACGCGCCACGTCGTCATGTTGCGACGGCGGCAGCGCCAGCTTGATTTCGCGTTCCATTGCCACGATGCGGTCCCGTTAAAAGAACATGCGGGCGAGTTCCGCGCCCGGGTCGTCGGCACGCATGAACGCCTCGCCGACGAGGAAGGTGTCCACGCGCATGGCGCGCAGCCGCTCGACGTCGAGCCGCGACAAGATGCCCGATTCCGTCACCACGATACGGTCGTCCGGCATGGATTCAAGCATGCCGATGGTCGTGTCGATGGTCGTCTGGAACGTGCGCAGATTGCGATTGTTGATGCCGATGAGCGGCGTCTTGAGCGTGAGCGCGTCGCGCAGTTCGTCGGCGTCGTGCACTTCGACGAGCACCGCGAGACCCAGCGAATGCGCGTATGCCTCGAGGTCCTGCATCTGCGAGAGTTCCAGTGCCGCTGCGATCAGCAAGATGCAGTCCGCGCCCATCGCGCGCGCTTCGATCACCTGGTAAGGATCGACGATGAAGTCTTTGCGCAGCACCGGCAGGCTGCACGCGGCGCGCGCTTCTTCGAGATACGCGACGCTGCCTTTGAAGAACTGCACGTCGGTGAGCACGGAAAGGCACGCGGCGCCGCCTTTCTCGTACGAACGGGCGATGTCGGCGGGCACGAAGTCCTCGCGTATCACGCCTTTCGACGGGCTCGCCTTCTTGATTTCCGCAATCACCGCAGCCTGCCCGGCCGCGTGCTTCGCGCGCAATGCGCCGACGAAATCGCGCAGATCGCGTGCGCTCGCTTCGAGCTTCAGCTCTTCGAGCGGCGCGCTCTGTTCGGCGGCGCGGACTTCCTCGCGCTTGACCGCGATGATGCGGTCCAGAATGTCGCTCATGATGAATTCCGTTATTTGGTGAATTGCTGCGTGAAGCGTACCAATACCTCGACCTTCTCGCGCGCCGCGCCGCTTTCGATCGCTTCGCGCGCGGCGGTCATGCCGTCGGCGATCGAATCGCATATGTCGGCGGCATAGAGCGCCGCGCCCGCGTTCAGTATGACGATCTCACGCGCGACGCCCGCCTTGTTGTTCAGCGCCCCGAGCAGCATGGCTTTCGACTCCTGCGCGTCCTGCACTTTGAGCGAGCGGTTGGAGACCATCTGCAAACCGAAGTCTTCCGGATGAATCTCGTACTCGCGCACTTCGCCGTTTTTCAGTTCGCCGACCTTCGTCGCCGCGCCGAGCGACACTTCGTCCATGCCGTCCTTACCGTGCACGACGAGCACGTGTTTCGCCCCGAGCCGCTGCATTACGCGAACCTGAATGCCGACGAGGTCTTCGTGAAACACGCCCTGAAGCTGGTTCGGCGCGCTCGCCGGATTCGTCAGCGGCCCGAGGATGTTGAAGATGGTGCGCACGCCGAGTTCGCGCCGCACGGCCGCGATGTTCTTCATGGCCGGATGATGATTCGGCGCGAACATGAAGCCCATGCCGGTTTCGGCGATGGAGGCGGCCACTTGTTCCGGCGTCAGGTCGATGTTGACGCCGAGTGCTTCGAGCACGTCCGCGCTGCCCGACTTGCTCGACACGCCGCGGTTGCCGTGCTTCGCGACTTTCGCGCCGGCCGCGGCGCTGACGAACATGGACGCCGTCGAGATGTTGAATGTGTGCGAGCCGTCGCCGCCCGTGCCGACGATATCCACGAAATTGGAGTTGTCCGCGACCACGACATGATTCGCGAACTCGCGCATGACCGTTGCCGCCGCCGCAATCTCGCCGATGGTTTCCTTCTTCACGCGCAAGCCGGTGATGATGGCGGCGGCCATCACGGGCGACATCTCCGCGCGCATGATCTGGCGCATGAGATGCAGCATTTCGTCGTGGAAGATTTCGCGGTGCTCGATGGTGCGTTGCAGGGCTTCTTGTGCAGTGATCGTCATGTTCTCAAGCCCGCTTGCCGGACGGCGTGTTCTTCACGAAGTTTTCGAGCAGCGCATGGCCGTGCTCGGACAGTATGGATTCCGGATGGAACTGCACGCCTTCGACGGCAAGTTCCTTGTGACGCACGCCCATGATTTCGCCGTCCGCCGTCCACGCCGACACTTCCAGACAGTCCGGCAACGACTCGCGCTCGATGGCGAGCGAGTGATAGCGCGTGACGTTGAAGTGCTTCGGCAGATCGGAGAACACCCCTTTGCAGTCCGTCTCGATCTGGCTCACCTTGCCGTGCATGATGGTCTGCGCGCGCACGACGCGCCCGCCGAACGCCTCGCCGATGGCCTGATGGCCGAGACAGACGCCGAGAATGGGCAGCTTGCCGGAAAATTCGCGCAGCACGTCGAGCGTGATGCCTGCGTGCTGCGGGTTGCTCGGGCCGGGCGAGAGACAGATGCGCTCGGGTTGCAGCTCCGCGATCTGGTCGAGCGTGATTTCGTCGTTGCGATACGTGCGCACGTCCTCGCCGAGTTCGCCGAAGTACTGGACCAGGTTATAGGTGAACGAATCGTAGTTGTCGATCATCAGAAGCATTTTTTGCTCCAAGTCGATAATTTGTTTGGGTTTCTCGGTGAGAATTTTCGAGAAATATGGATTTTTCGCCCCAATTTCACCCCATTCGTTTTGGCGAGGTGCTATGAGGGAAGCCCAAGGTGGGCAGGCAAGGGAGGTCGTGTTGGCTTAACGCCAACCGAAGAAGAGCAGGACGGAGGGAAATCGAGTGCTGTGTCGCATGGCGAACATTCTACAGTACAGCAGGCACGCGTTGCGGTAGCCTCGGGCATGGATCGGCCTCGATGGCTACCTGGCGACAGTGCAAGGTGAGTGTACGTTTCGGCTAACGTGTGAGCGAGTGTCGCCCCTTCCGCCGAGCATTCGGTGGTGAAGTCAAGATTGCTAGGGTAACCTCGCGATGGCAATGTTGCCGTTACACCTTTGATCACAGCATGACTCCCAATAACCACGACCAATTACCCGCGTCTGCGACTGCGCCTGCGTTCATCGCCCGTTGGGAACAGATCCTTTACAACATCAAGCAGTCCTACC
This Caballeronia sp. LZ062 DNA region includes the following protein-coding sequences:
- a CDS encoding uracil-DNA glycosylase codes for the protein MNRQSSLFAEPESAPNAPALPTLESQFDALPADWRRHLMPFIESPRFAALCAFVDSERAAGKTVYPADVFRALRLTRPGDVKVIILGQDPYHGEDKGAPQAHGLAFSVPAPVRPPPSLRNIFKEIQASLGFAAPSHGCLDAWAQQGVLLLNTSLTVERDKAGSHAKRGWEQCTDTLIHEMALRHDGLVFMLWGAHAQAKRGLIEGTGKAHCVLEAPHPSPLSAHRGFLGCGHFARANAYLVEHGRAPIDWRLPPA
- the trpC gene encoding indole-3-glycerol phosphate synthase TrpC, whose amino-acid sequence is MSDILDRIIAVKREEVRAAEQSAPLEELKLEASARDLRDFVGALRAKHAAGQAAVIAEIKKASPSKGVIREDFVPADIARSYEKGGAACLSVLTDVQFFKGSVAYLEEARAACSLPVLRKDFIVDPYQVIEARAMGADCILLIAAALELSQMQDLEAYAHSLGLAVLVEVHDADELRDALTLKTPLIGINNRNLRTFQTTIDTTIGMLESMPDDRIVVTESGILSRLDVERLRAMRVDTFLVGEAFMRADDPGAELARMFF
- a CDS encoding NAD(P)H-dependent oxidoreductase; the encoded protein is MTTILQINSAARSQGAQSTLLADELTAKLQQSNPGAKVVVRNLLADNLPHLDDATLGAFFTPADKRTPEQAAIDAKSIALIEELQAADIVVIAAPLYNFGISSQLKAYFDQIARAGITFRYTANGPEGLVKGKKVFVVSARGGKYVGTPHDSQTPYLKSFLGFLGMTDVNFIYAEGLNMGADAAGMALAQAREAIAAL
- a CDS encoding UbiH/UbiF family hydroxylase, producing the protein MTSHPLTFHAVVVGGGLVGKTAALALAQSGRRVALLAPPAAGLPPGAVFDSRIYALSSSSETLLERLRVWQALDRSRLGPVFDMRVFGDTHAELHFSAFQASVPQLAWIVESTLIEQALDAALRFQPSLSWFEARAQGMTIEDAAAHVTLSSGETLETELVVGADGAHSWVRAQMGAKMHRRDYRQTGVVANFKAERPHGETAYQWFRDTEIIALLPLPGDYVSLVWSARTEHADELLALDPAQLAAQVEAATQNTLGALECVTPAQGFPLGLQTVDRLVAPRVALVGDAAHLIHPLCGQGMNLGLRDVAALADVIANKEAFRDLGDPILLRRYERARREDIQKLMVVTDGMQRLFSAQGTFARAVRNTGMALVGAQPLAKRWLVSAALG
- a CDS encoding aminodeoxychorismate/anthranilate synthase component II; amino-acid sequence: MLLMIDNYDSFTYNLVQYFGELGEDVRTYRNDEITLDQIAELQPERICLSPGPSNPQHAGITLDVLREFSGKLPILGVCLGHQAIGEAFGGRVVRAQTIMHGKVSQIETDCKGVFSDLPKHFNVTRYHSLAIERESLPDCLEVSAWTADGEIMGVRHKELAVEGVQFHPESILSEHGHALLENFVKNTPSGKRA
- a CDS encoding CYTH domain-containing protein translates to MAMEREIKLALPPSQHDDVARFFDERAGAGRPFELGNVYFDTPSLALAAAKAALRLRRTPDEWLQTYKTLGESRAGMHSRHEWEMPVKGEALEIDALLAACDEEAAREALKAAAPELIALFRTDYKRIVWDVEHEGAQIEVALDLGEVTADVDGETRRAEISELEFELKSGDEHALEMLSAEARGAFPELAPEDLSKAQRGYRLREQPQSGIQNAEA
- a CDS encoding PDZ domain-containing protein; translation: MATTSLPQPVRYSIVPKNPAAHLFEVTLTVATPDPAGQRFLLPVWIPGSYMIREFARNIVTLQAFNEAGRRVAIEKTDKHAWQAAPVDGPITLRYEVYAWDMSVRAAHLDDTVGFFNGTSVFLAVEGQAGAPCVVDIQPPPGGALRNWRVATALAESRGTKRYGFGSYEAANYDELVDHPVTLGEFALGNFTAHGVRHDIVIAGRVLALDMQRLAADLKRVCEAQIALFEPRTKKAPVDRYVFMTVAVSDGYGGLEHRASTALICNRTDLPVQGRPEMTDGYRTYLGLCSHEYFHTWNVKRIKPAAFAPYDLSQENYTSLLWLFEGFTSYYDDLMLVRSGLISAGDYFSLLGKTIGGVLRGSGRLKQSVAQSSFDAWVKYYRADENAPNAIVSYYQKGSLLALAFDLSIRAQTDNRKSLDDVMRLLWQRYGRDFYNGKPRGIREDEVEALFAEATGADLRALFRDGVRGTRDLPLDALFEPFGIALAPDMPTNGTAGKPSLGARVRGGAESTLAVVHDGGAAQKAGLSAGDVLVAIDGLRVTGSNLDALLSRYLPGARIEVHAFRRDELRRTEVRLDAPEVSRYVLTAMDGRGPSKQWRERWLKG
- a CDS encoding DsbC family protein; the encoded protein is MKTTLRLAIAAAATLAVTLGLGCSAQADQTTDKLKSTLEARMGEATIKSIDKTPVPGLYEVNLGTQIVYSDATGNYVMIGDLVDTRSNKNLTEARLAETNKIDFAKLPFENAVKVVKGNGSRKIAVFSDPNCPYCKQLESSLKSIDNVTVYTFLYPVLSPDSTEKSKSIWCSKDRAMSWESWMLDRKAPTTAGTCDTAAIDKNLKLGHAMNVSGTPTVFLADGRRLPGAVPADRLEKEISAAH
- the trpD gene encoding anthranilate phosphoribosyltransferase gives rise to the protein MTITAQEALQRTIEHREIFHDEMLHLMRQIMRAEMSPVMAAAIITGLRVKKETIGEIAAAATVMREFANHVVVADNSNFVDIVGTGGDGSHTFNISTASMFVSAAAGAKVAKHGNRGVSSKSGSADVLEALGVNIDLTPEQVAASIAETGMGFMFAPNHHPAMKNIAAVRRELGVRTIFNILGPLTNPASAPNQLQGVFHEDLVGIQVRVMQRLGAKHVLVVHGKDGMDEVSLGAATKVGELKNGEVREYEIHPEDFGLQMVSNRSLKVQDAQESKAMLLGALNNKAGVAREIVILNAGAALYAADICDSIADGMTAAREAIESGAAREKVEVLVRFTQQFTK
- the ychF gene encoding redox-regulated ATPase YchF translates to MSLQCGIVGLPNVGKSTLFNALTKAGIAAENYPFCTIEPNVGVVEVPDARLQALAEIVKPERILPAVVEFVDIAGLVAGASKGEGLGNQFLANIRETDAITHVVRCFEDENVIHVAGKVDPLADIEVIDTELALADLATVEKALTRYSKAAKSGNDKEAAKLVAVLDKVRAQLDQAKPVRALSLTDEEQALIKPFCLITSKPTMYVANVKEDGFENNPYLDAVRKHAEAEGAPVVAVCAAIEAEIADLDDADKQDFLADMGMDEPGLNRVIRAGFKLLGLQTYFTAGVKEVRAWTIHIGDTAPQAAGAIHTDFERGFIRAQTISFDDYVAFKGEQGAKEAGKMRAEGKEYVVHDGDVMNFLFNV